A window from Streptomyces griseiscabiei encodes these proteins:
- the dnaB gene encoding replicative DNA helicase — protein MSISEPLDDPWADSGPSDRLPSSRRRDDGGRGREERHDRGRDNGEWDGGGSAFERVPPQDLDAEQSVLGGMLLSKDAIADVVEILKGPDFYKPAHETIYQAILDIYAKGEPADPITIAAELTKRGEITKVGGASYLHTLVQTVPTAANAEYYAEIVHERAVLRRLVEAGTRITQMGYAADDDVDEIVNRAQAEIFAVTEQRTTEDYLPLGDIMEGALDEIEAIGSRSGEMTGVPTGFTDLDQLTNGLHPGQMIIIAARPAMGKSTLALDFARACSIKHNMPSVIFSLEMGRNEIAMRLLSAEARVALHHMRSGTMTDEDWTRLARRMPDVSAAPLYIDDSPNLSMMEIRAKCRRLKQRNDLKLVIIDYLQLMQSGGKGRSESRQQEVSDMSRNLKLLAKELELPVIALSQLNRGPEQRTDKKPMVSDLRESGSIEQDADMVILLHREDAYEKESPRAGEADIIVGKHRNGPTATITVAFQGHYSRFVDMAQT, from the coding sequence GCAGGGAAGAGCGGCACGACCGCGGCCGGGACAACGGGGAGTGGGACGGCGGAGGGTCGGCCTTCGAGCGCGTCCCGCCCCAGGACCTGGACGCCGAGCAGTCCGTTCTCGGCGGCATGCTGCTGTCCAAGGACGCCATCGCCGATGTGGTGGAGATTCTGAAGGGCCCCGACTTCTACAAGCCGGCGCACGAGACGATCTATCAGGCGATCCTCGACATCTACGCCAAGGGCGAGCCTGCCGACCCCATCACCATCGCGGCCGAGCTCACCAAGCGCGGCGAGATCACCAAGGTCGGCGGCGCCTCCTATCTGCACACCCTCGTCCAGACGGTGCCGACGGCGGCGAACGCCGAGTACTACGCGGAGATCGTCCACGAGCGCGCGGTCCTGCGCCGCCTGGTCGAGGCCGGCACCCGGATCACCCAGATGGGATACGCGGCCGACGACGACGTCGACGAGATCGTGAACAGAGCCCAGGCCGAGATCTTCGCGGTCACCGAGCAGCGCACCACCGAGGACTATCTGCCGCTCGGCGACATCATGGAGGGCGCGCTCGACGAGATCGAGGCGATCGGTTCACGGTCGGGGGAGATGACCGGTGTGCCGACCGGCTTCACCGACCTCGACCAGCTCACCAACGGTCTGCATCCGGGCCAGATGATCATCATCGCGGCCCGTCCCGCCATGGGTAAGTCCACCCTGGCCCTGGACTTCGCGCGCGCTTGTTCGATCAAGCACAACATGCCGAGCGTGATCTTCTCGCTCGAAATGGGACGCAACGAGATCGCGATGCGTCTGCTGTCCGCCGAGGCGCGCGTGGCCCTGCACCACATGCGGTCAGGCACGATGACGGACGAGGACTGGACGCGACTGGCTCGCCGGATGCCGGACGTCTCGGCCGCGCCGCTCTACATCGACGACTCCCCGAACCTGTCGATGATGGAGATCCGCGCCAAGTGCCGGCGCCTGAAGCAGCGCAACGACCTGAAGCTCGTCATCATCGACTATCTCCAGCTGATGCAGTCCGGAGGCAAGGGGCGGTCGGAGAGCCGTCAGCAGGAGGTCTCGGACATGTCGCGAAACCTGAAGCTGCTGGCCAAGGAGCTGGAGCTGCCGGTGATCGCGCTGTCGCAGCTCAACCGTGGTCCCGAGCAGCGTACGGACAAGAAGCCCATGGTCTCCGACCTGCGTGAGTCGGGTTCCATCGAGCAGGACGCGGACATGGTGATCCTGCTGCATCGCGAGGACGCGTACGAGAAGGAGTCGCCGCGGGCCGGCGAGGCCGACATCATCGTGGGCAAGCACCGTAACGGCCCGACGGCCACGATCACGGTCGCCTTCCAAGGTCACTACTCGCGGTTCGTGGACATGGCACAGACCTGA
- a CDS encoding serine hydrolase domain-containing protein yields MTTPQEELLPATRRALLHRIAVAQAEGRTPSLVAAVVRGGETVWNGARTSVEGHAPDENVQYRIGSITKTFTAVLVLRLRDEGKLDLGDPLEKHLPGTGAGEATIAELLAHTGGLAAESPSPWWERTPGSLRPELADVLGEQPHRHPVGRRFHYSNPGFTVLGVLVEQLRGAPWEDVVRREILEPLGLRRTTWHPEAPYAGGWAVHPWADVMLPEQVEDLGRMGPAGQLWSTTADLARFAVFLEQGDDRVLSAESVLEMRTPAAPGEAADVSVGSAYGLGMQLQHRDGRFLVGHGGSVPGFLAQLTMSVADDVAAVVLTNCTSGPVVSEVAADLVRIVAEAEPRIPEPWRPLPDVDHSVLELAGPWYWGTYSFVLRLVSDGGLSLEPLAATLRGARFRLNDDGSWTGLNGYFAGELLRAVRGPDGAVSHLDLGSFVFTRQPYDTGAPVPGGVDPEGWRGIP; encoded by the coding sequence ATGACAACACCTCAGGAAGAGCTGCTTCCCGCCACACGCCGGGCTCTGCTGCACCGTATCGCCGTCGCCCAGGCCGAAGGGCGGACACCGTCCCTGGTCGCGGCAGTGGTCCGGGGCGGGGAGACGGTGTGGAACGGGGCGCGGACCTCCGTGGAGGGGCACGCGCCGGACGAGAACGTGCAGTACCGGATCGGTTCCATCACCAAGACCTTCACCGCCGTCCTCGTCCTGCGGCTGCGCGACGAGGGCAAGCTCGACCTCGGTGACCCGCTGGAGAAGCATCTGCCGGGCACCGGCGCGGGGGAGGCGACCATCGCCGAACTGCTCGCGCACACAGGCGGACTGGCGGCCGAGTCGCCTTCACCCTGGTGGGAGCGGACCCCGGGCTCCCTGCGCCCGGAACTCGCGGATGTGCTCGGCGAGCAACCGCACCGCCATCCCGTGGGCCGCCGCTTCCACTACTCCAACCCCGGCTTCACCGTCCTCGGTGTGCTCGTCGAACAGCTGCGGGGCGCTCCGTGGGAGGACGTCGTCCGACGGGAGATCCTTGAGCCGCTCGGTCTGCGGCGAACGACATGGCATCCGGAGGCCCCGTACGCCGGAGGCTGGGCCGTTCACCCCTGGGCGGACGTGATGCTGCCGGAGCAGGTCGAGGATCTGGGGCGTATGGGCCCTGCGGGTCAACTCTGGTCTACGACGGCCGACTTGGCGCGCTTCGCGGTCTTCCTGGAGCAGGGGGACGATCGGGTGCTGAGTGCCGAGTCCGTTCTGGAGATGCGGACGCCTGCCGCACCGGGAGAGGCCGCCGATGTGTCGGTCGGCTCGGCGTACGGGCTCGGGATGCAGCTTCAGCACCGGGACGGCCGGTTCCTCGTCGGTCACGGTGGTTCGGTTCCCGGCTTCCTCGCTCAGCTCACCATGTCCGTCGCGGACGATGTGGCGGCCGTCGTACTGACCAACTGCACCTCCGGGCCCGTGGTGTCGGAGGTGGCCGCCGACCTCGTACGCATCGTGGCGGAAGCCGAACCGCGGATCCCCGAGCCCTGGCGGCCGTTGCCCGATGTCGACCACTCGGTCCTGGAACTGGCCGGCCCCTGGTACTGGGGGACCTACAGCTTCGTCCTACGGCTCGTCTCCGACGGGGGTCTCTCGCTGGAGCCGCTTGCCGCCACGCTGCGCGGCGCTCGATTCCGGCTCAACGACGACGGTAGCTGGACCGGCCTCAACGGCTACTTCGCCGGAGAGCTCCTGCGGGCCGTACGAGGACCCGACGGGGCCGTGAGTCATCTGGACCTCGGGTCGTTCGTGTTCACGCGTCAGCCGTATGACACGGGGGCTCCGGTGCCGGGTGGAGTGGACCCCGAGGGGTGGCGCGGAATCCCGTAG
- a CDS encoding GNAT family N-acetyltransferase: protein MGDLEIRPATEDDIPEIVAMLADDPLGAQRESPDELTPYFTALERLTGDPHQHVMVAVRAGRVVGTLQLTIIPGLSRRGSTRSIIEGVRIHADERGGGLGTRLIEWAVDASRSQGCQLVQLTSDVTRTDAHRFYERLGFEATHVGFKMPL, encoded by the coding sequence ATGGGAGATCTTGAAATTCGCCCCGCGACGGAGGACGACATCCCGGAGATCGTCGCGATGCTGGCCGACGACCCTCTGGGCGCCCAGCGCGAGTCACCGGACGAGCTGACCCCCTATTTCACCGCGCTGGAGCGCCTCACCGGCGATCCGCATCAGCACGTGATGGTCGCCGTCCGCGCAGGCCGCGTCGTCGGCACCCTCCAGCTGACGATCATCCCCGGCCTCTCCCGGCGCGGTTCCACCCGCTCGATCATCGAGGGCGTGCGAATCCACGCCGATGAGCGTGGCGGCGGTCTCGGTACACGGCTCATCGAGTGGGCGGTCGACGCGTCCCGGAGCCAGGGCTGCCAGTTGGTGCAGCTGACCTCCGACGTCACACGCACCGACGCTCACCGCTTCTACGAGCGCCTCGGCTTCGAGGCCACCCACGTGGGCTTCAAAATGCCGCTCTGA
- a CDS encoding MarR family winged helix-turn-helix transcriptional regulator, which produces MTATDPALTALAQGWCALSLLHGRIEAHIERALQAGHGLSVREFSLLDVLSRQHSGEGGHLQMKQVADAVVLSQSATTRLVTRLEDRGLLARYLCPTDRRGIYTDVSEAGLRLLAAARPTNDAALREALDEAATNPELAPLVHIVESLNTPA; this is translated from the coding sequence ATGACAGCGACGGACCCCGCACTCACCGCTCTTGCCCAGGGCTGGTGTGCTCTCTCCTTGTTGCACGGGCGGATCGAGGCCCACATCGAACGCGCACTGCAGGCAGGGCACGGCCTCAGCGTGCGCGAGTTCTCCCTGCTCGATGTGCTGAGCCGCCAGCACAGCGGCGAGGGCGGGCACCTCCAGATGAAGCAGGTCGCCGACGCGGTCGTCCTCAGCCAGAGCGCCACCACCCGGCTGGTCACCCGGCTCGAGGACCGTGGCCTGCTCGCCCGCTACCTGTGCCCGACCGACCGCCGGGGCATCTACACGGATGTCTCCGAAGCCGGACTGCGCCTCCTCGCGGCGGCCCGCCCGACCAATGACGCCGCCTTGCGCGAAGCCCTCGACGAGGCGGCCACGAACCCCGAACTGGCTCCGCTGGTCCACATCGTGGAGTCGCTGAACACGCCCGCGTAG
- a CDS encoding MFS transporter → MPLALLALAIGAFGIGTTEFVIMGVLPEVAADFDVSIPTAGFLVTGYALGVVAGAPIMTALGTRVSRKRMLMLLMGLFIAGNLLSALAPAYSVMLLGRVVASLAHGAFFGIGSVVAAELVAPDRKAGALAMMFSGLTVANVVGVPLGTLIGQSAGWRVTFAGVAALGVVGLLGIARLVPEMPRPKDVRLRHELAAFKNVQVLLAMAMTVLGFGGVFAAITYIAPMMTQVAGFADSSVTWLLVLFGLGMVGGNLVGGKYADRALMPLLYVSLGALAVVLALFSFTSHDKIAAAVTVTLVGALGFATVPPLQKRVLDQAHGAPTLASAVNIGAFNLGNALSAWLGGLVIDAGFGYTAPNWVGAALATSALVLALVAAALERRGTGTGSPAGAVVAGAGATAQRTAVNH, encoded by the coding sequence ATGCCTCTCGCGCTTCTGGCTCTCGCGATCGGGGCCTTCGGTATCGGCACGACCGAGTTCGTGATCATGGGTGTGCTGCCCGAGGTCGCGGCTGACTTCGATGTCTCCATCCCCACCGCGGGGTTTCTCGTGACCGGCTACGCCCTCGGCGTCGTCGCGGGAGCCCCGATCATGACCGCCCTGGGCACGAGGGTGTCCCGCAAGCGGATGCTCATGCTTCTGATGGGCCTGTTCATCGCGGGCAATCTGCTCTCCGCGCTGGCTCCCGCCTACTCCGTCATGCTGCTCGGCCGTGTGGTCGCCTCACTGGCCCACGGGGCCTTCTTCGGGATCGGCTCGGTGGTCGCGGCCGAACTCGTCGCCCCGGACCGGAAGGCCGGCGCCCTGGCGATGATGTTCAGCGGTCTGACCGTCGCGAACGTCGTCGGAGTGCCCCTGGGCACCCTGATCGGACAGTCCGCCGGCTGGCGGGTCACTTTCGCCGGAGTCGCCGCGCTGGGCGTCGTCGGGCTGCTGGGCATCGCCCGCCTGGTCCCCGAGATGCCCCGGCCGAAGGACGTCCGCCTCCGCCACGAGCTTGCCGCCTTCAAGAACGTCCAGGTGCTGCTGGCCATGGCGATGACGGTGCTGGGCTTCGGCGGTGTCTTCGCGGCCATCACCTACATCGCCCCGATGATGACGCAGGTGGCGGGCTTCGCCGACTCCTCCGTCACCTGGCTCCTCGTCCTCTTCGGCCTCGGCATGGTCGGCGGCAACCTCGTGGGCGGCAAGTACGCCGACCGCGCGCTGATGCCCCTGCTGTACGTCTCCCTGGGTGCCCTGGCCGTCGTCCTCGCACTCTTCTCCTTCACCTCCCACGACAAGATCGCCGCGGCCGTGACCGTCACGCTGGTCGGCGCCCTGGGCTTCGCGACCGTGCCGCCGCTGCAGAAGAGGGTCCTCGATCAGGCACATGGCGCGCCCACCCTGGCCTCGGCCGTGAACATCGGTGCGTTCAACCTCGGCAACGCGCTCTCCGCATGGCTCGGAGGCCTCGTCATCGACGCGGGTTTCGGGTACACGGCACCCAACTGGGTCGGCGCAGCCCTCGCCACGAGCGCACTCGTGCTGGCCCTCGTGGCGGCGGCGCTGGAGCGCAGGGGGACCGGCACCGGCAGCCCCGCCGGCGCTGTCGTCGCGGGCGCCGGAGCGACCGCACAGCGGACGGCCGTCAACCACTGA
- a CDS encoding GNAT family N-acetyltransferase → MSTPSPAALPIRRLTPRDLTACADLSEDRGWPREEHKWGLLLTAGTGYGIDDSEGGLVAACVVTEYGPAGRPELGAIGMVLVAERHARQGVGRRLMRHVMSEMGTTPLTLHATPYGRPLYEELGFKVVGRAEMVRGHFASAGPASTVFTRPATAEDITSILRLDEEIFGSDRTHVLARLPAFADQLRVAEEKGRLIGYTAAWPNMDDHVVGPLIARDTRTAKALIASVAARTERPLRTDIDVRHEELLTWVKEHGLAPVAFNSVMTYGLAELPGDWTRRYAPLTVAAT, encoded by the coding sequence GTGTCGACACCTTCCCCCGCCGCTCTGCCCATCCGCCGTCTGACGCCTCGCGATCTCACCGCGTGCGCCGATCTGTCCGAGGACCGCGGCTGGCCTCGCGAGGAACACAAGTGGGGACTTCTACTGACAGCCGGAACCGGATACGGCATCGACGACTCCGAGGGCGGCCTCGTCGCGGCCTGCGTGGTGACGGAGTACGGTCCGGCGGGCCGCCCGGAGCTGGGCGCGATCGGCATGGTTCTGGTCGCCGAGCGGCATGCCCGCCAGGGCGTCGGACGCCGGCTGATGCGCCATGTCATGTCGGAGATGGGCACGACCCCACTGACCCTGCACGCGACCCCCTACGGACGTCCGCTCTACGAGGAACTGGGCTTCAAGGTCGTCGGACGGGCCGAGATGGTTCGTGGGCACTTCGCATCAGCGGGACCCGCTTCCACGGTCTTCACCCGCCCGGCCACGGCAGAGGACATCACCTCGATCCTCCGGCTCGACGAAGAGATCTTCGGCTCGGATCGCACCCATGTCCTCGCCCGCCTCCCCGCCTTCGCCGATCAGCTGCGCGTGGCCGAGGAGAAGGGCCGGCTCATCGGTTACACAGCCGCCTGGCCCAACATGGACGACCATGTCGTCGGTCCGCTGATCGCCCGGGACACACGGACGGCGAAGGCGCTCATCGCTTCCGTCGCCGCCCGCACCGAACGACCGCTGCGCACGGACATCGACGTACGTCACGAAGAACTGCTGACGTGGGTCAAGGAACATGGCCTGGCGCCGGTCGCCTTCAACTCGGTGATGACGTACGGGCTCGCCGAGCTGCCGGGTGACTGGACCCGGAGGTACGCCCCGCTGACCGTGGCAGCGACCTGA
- a CDS encoding globin domain-containing protein, with amino-acid sequence MDAPTTTSADNGTSGDSDGGGWFTPRTSPASSGGDQEPEGNRLAALRPMGRSQQPPNHPQQNGDGAAQERIQPPVDLPPAAPPRPQPAPAVAEHVSERSVFDAPAPGRHTDQAATASAPASPDAVLIRRTMAEVGPVADKVTSYFYALLFVQHPELRSMFPPAMDAQRDRLLKALLTAAEHVDNTPVLVDYLQNLGRGHRKYGTQADHYPAVGECLIGALSRYAKASWDEETEAAWVRTYTTISQVMIDAAAADELRSPPWWLAEVVSHDLRTADTAVITVRPNQPYPFLAGQYTSLETPWWPRIWRHYSFASAPRSDGLLSFHVKAISAGWVSNSLVHRARPGDVLRLGPPAGAMTVDHNSGSGLLCLGGGTGIAPIKAIVEDVAEHGRHRPVEVFYGARTGQDLYDLDTLLRLQQSNSWLEVRPVVDRHGLLQLPDAIRDHGPWNGYDAYLSGPPGMIRSGVDALKDAGIPSERIRHDSVEELVAAGD; translated from the coding sequence ATGGACGCTCCGACCACCACGTCGGCCGACAACGGCACTTCGGGGGACAGTGACGGAGGCGGCTGGTTCACACCGCGCACGTCGCCGGCGTCCTCCGGCGGAGATCAGGAGCCCGAGGGCAACCGCCTCGCCGCCCTGCGGCCCATGGGGCGCTCCCAACAGCCGCCGAACCACCCGCAGCAGAACGGGGACGGCGCCGCACAGGAGCGAATACAGCCCCCCGTGGACCTTCCTCCGGCTGCCCCGCCGCGTCCCCAGCCGGCGCCGGCCGTCGCGGAGCACGTTTCCGAGCGCTCCGTCTTCGATGCCCCCGCCCCTGGTCGGCACACCGATCAGGCGGCCACCGCCTCAGCCCCCGCCTCCCCCGACGCCGTTCTCATCCGGCGGACCATGGCCGAGGTCGGGCCCGTCGCCGACAAGGTCACCTCGTACTTCTACGCGCTGCTCTTCGTCCAGCACCCGGAGCTGCGCTCGATGTTCCCTCCGGCGATGGACGCTCAGCGCGATCGCCTGCTCAAGGCACTGCTCACCGCCGCCGAGCACGTCGACAACACCCCGGTGCTCGTCGACTACCTCCAGAACCTCGGTCGTGGCCACCGCAAGTACGGCACGCAGGCCGATCACTACCCGGCCGTCGGCGAGTGCCTCATCGGTGCCCTGAGCCGCTACGCCAAGGCGAGTTGGGACGAGGAGACCGAGGCAGCCTGGGTCCGGACGTACACAACGATCTCCCAGGTGATGATCGACGCCGCGGCGGCGGACGAACTGCGCTCACCGCCCTGGTGGCTGGCGGAGGTCGTCTCGCACGACCTGAGAACGGCGGACACGGCGGTCATCACGGTCCGTCCGAACCAGCCGTACCCCTTTCTCGCCGGGCAGTACACCAGCCTGGAGACCCCTTGGTGGCCGAGGATCTGGCGGCACTACTCCTTCGCCTCGGCGCCCCGCTCGGACGGCCTGCTGTCGTTCCATGTGAAGGCGATCTCCGCCGGCTGGGTCTCCAACTCGCTCGTCCACCGCGCCCGCCCCGGTGACGTGCTGCGCCTGGGGCCGCCGGCCGGCGCCATGACCGTCGACCACAACAGCGGCAGCGGATTGCTCTGCCTGGGCGGCGGCACCGGTATCGCGCCCATCAAGGCCATCGTCGAGGACGTCGCCGAGCACGGGCGGCACCGCCCGGTCGAGGTCTTCTACGGGGCCCGTACCGGCCAGGACCTCTACGACCTCGACACGCTGCTCCGGCTCCAGCAGAGCAACTCATGGCTGGAGGTCCGCCCGGTCGTGGACCGGCACGGGCTGCTCCAACTGCCGGACGCCATACGGGACCACGGCCCCTGGAACGGGTACGACGCGTACCTCTCGGGCCCGCCCGGCATGATCCGCAGCGGTGTGGACGCGCTCAAGGACGCAGGCATCCCCTCGGAACGCATACGCCATGACTCGGTCGAGGAACTGGTGGCCGCCGGAGACTGA
- a CDS encoding NUDIX domain-containing protein, translated as MTVRPVVKRTARAVLLDGDDLILIKRTKPGMDPYWLTPGGGVEPEDTTVVDALHREVHEELGAKITDVVPCFVDTVEHIGEDGGATGVKVQHFFVCRLESLDPSKRHGPEVDEPLGEYEIVRIPFTRVGIASVHLVPLSLRHYLDGNIEGVRAMHAPDLG; from the coding sequence ATGACCGTACGACCCGTGGTCAAGCGCACCGCCCGTGCCGTTCTGCTCGACGGCGACGACCTGATCCTGATCAAGCGGACCAAGCCGGGCATGGATCCCTACTGGCTCACGCCGGGCGGCGGTGTCGAGCCGGAGGACACCACCGTCGTCGACGCGCTCCACCGCGAAGTGCACGAGGAACTCGGCGCCAAGATCACCGATGTGGTGCCCTGCTTCGTGGACACCGTCGAGCACATCGGCGAGGACGGCGGCGCCACCGGCGTGAAGGTCCAGCACTTCTTCGTCTGCCGCCTGGAGTCCCTGGACCCCTCCAAGCGGCACGGCCCCGAGGTGGACGAGCCTCTGGGCGAGTACGAGATCGTGCGCATCCCCTTCACCCGGGTCGGCATCGCCTCCGTGCACCTGGTTCCGCTGTCCCTGCGGCACTACTTGGACGGCAACATCGAGGGCGTACGGGCGATGCACGCGCCCGACCTGGGCTGA
- a CDS encoding LysR family transcriptional regulator, with the protein MDLALLRTFVTVHRAGSFTRAAALLGLSQPAVTSQIRTLERQLGRPLFLRQARGVTPTTIGDELAHKAAPHLDALVEIAETGLDDDSSLRTLHLAGPPEFTAERALPALTELTGDDGQGFALRVSFGNTDETLEGLAAGHNDLAITTAQPRGPLLTATPLCDEEHVLVAAPRWADETDPDRLRRKGAHTLEGLPVVEVHESLPFLTRYWASVFDSRPAASGTVVVPDLRAVLACAISGAGLAVLPRYLCAPALERGDVVALLDPAVPPLRTYFLVVRSGTLAMPHIARAHEWLLEAAANWF; encoded by the coding sequence ATGGATCTGGCCTTACTGCGCACCTTCGTGACCGTCCACCGGGCCGGTTCCTTCACCCGCGCCGCCGCCCTGCTCGGCCTCTCGCAGCCGGCCGTCACCTCACAGATACGCACCCTGGAACGCCAGCTGGGCCGCCCGCTCTTCCTGCGCCAGGCCCGCGGTGTCACCCCGACGACCATCGGCGACGAACTCGCCCACAAGGCCGCGCCGCATCTCGACGCGCTGGTGGAGATCGCCGAGACCGGCCTCGACGACGACTCATCCTTACGGACCCTCCACCTCGCCGGTCCGCCGGAGTTCACCGCCGAGCGCGCCCTGCCCGCCCTCACCGAGCTGACGGGGGACGACGGTCAGGGCTTCGCGTTGCGGGTCTCCTTCGGGAACACCGACGAGACGCTGGAGGGCCTCGCCGCCGGGCACAACGACCTGGCCATCACGACCGCCCAGCCGCGCGGCCCGCTGCTCACCGCCACTCCCCTCTGCGACGAGGAGCACGTCCTGGTCGCCGCTCCGCGCTGGGCGGACGAGACAGACCCCGACAGGCTGCGCCGCAAGGGGGCGCACACGCTGGAGGGCCTCCCCGTCGTCGAGGTACACGAGTCACTGCCCTTCCTCACGCGCTACTGGGCCTCGGTCTTCGACTCCCGCCCCGCCGCCTCCGGCACCGTCGTCGTCCCGGATCTGCGCGCGGTCCTCGCCTGCGCGATCTCGGGCGCCGGACTGGCCGTACTGCCCCGCTATCTGTGCGCTCCCGCCCTGGAACGCGGTGATGTCGTCGCGCTCCTCGACCCCGCGGTGCCCCCGCTGCGGACGTACTTCCTGGTCGTCCGCTCCGGAACACTGGCCATGCCGCACATCGCACGGGCACACGAGTGGCTGCTGGAGGCCGCGGCGAACTGGTTCTGA
- a CDS encoding cystathionine gamma-lyase has product MNTENPATGPGDGTRAVRAGLPEPVKHEPTLPGPVFAAHYHLPGEPTGPYAYGRDQNPTWTLLERAIGELEAPGRSDVETAVFASGMAAISAVLFSQLRTGDVLVLPSDGYNVLPLAGEQLRSYGIEVRSAPTGGDAQLDALAGARLLWIETPSNPGLDVCDIRRLSEAARARGCLVAVDNTLATPLGQRPLDLGADFAVASGTKQLTGHGDVLLGYVAGLDASLMAGVRRWRKIVGAIPGPMEAWLAHRSLATLQLRADRQNVNALAVAETLKGRPEVSGVRYPGLPDDPSHKIASQQMRRHGCVVSFALPTREHAERFLDALQLVDDATSFGGVRSTAERRGRWGGDAVPDGFIRFSAGAEDTDDLVADVLRALAVATE; this is encoded by the coding sequence ATGAACACGGAGAACCCCGCCACAGGCCCCGGAGACGGCACCCGCGCGGTGCGGGCCGGACTGCCCGAACCCGTCAAGCACGAACCGACCCTCCCCGGGCCGGTCTTCGCCGCCCACTACCACCTGCCGGGCGAGCCCACCGGCCCGTACGCCTACGGACGCGACCAGAACCCCACCTGGACGCTCCTGGAGCGCGCCATCGGCGAGTTGGAGGCACCGGGCCGAAGCGACGTGGAGACGGCCGTCTTCGCCTCCGGCATGGCAGCCATCTCGGCCGTCCTCTTCTCCCAGTTGCGCACCGGCGACGTGCTCGTCCTGCCGAGCGACGGCTACAACGTGCTGCCGCTCGCCGGTGAGCAACTGCGCTCGTACGGCATCGAGGTGCGCAGCGCCCCCACGGGCGGCGACGCCCAGCTCGACGCCCTCGCCGGCGCCAGGCTGCTGTGGATCGAGACGCCCTCGAACCCGGGGCTGGACGTGTGCGACATCCGGCGGCTGAGCGAAGCGGCACGCGCGCGTGGCTGTCTCGTGGCCGTCGACAACACCTTGGCGACCCCTCTGGGGCAGCGGCCGCTGGATCTCGGCGCCGACTTCGCCGTGGCCAGCGGCACCAAGCAGCTGACCGGACACGGGGACGTCCTCCTCGGGTACGTCGCCGGGCTCGATGCCTCGCTGATGGCCGGTGTCCGGCGGTGGCGCAAGATCGTCGGGGCGATCCCGGGCCCGATGGAGGCCTGGCTCGCGCACCGTTCGCTCGCCACGCTCCAGCTGCGGGCCGACCGGCAGAACGTCAACGCCCTGGCGGTGGCCGAGACGCTCAAGGGCCGGCCCGAGGTGTCCGGGGTGCGGTATCCAGGGCTCCCGGACGATCCCTCGCACAAGATCGCCTCGCAGCAGATGCGGCGCCACGGCTGCGTGGTGTCGTTCGCGCTGCCCACGCGCGAACATGCCGAACGCTTCCTCGACGCCCTTCAGCTCGTGGACGACGCCACGAGCTTCGGCGGGGTGCGCTCCACCGCCGAGCGACGCGGCCGGTGGGGAGGCGACGCCGTTCCCGACGGCTTCATCCGCTTCTCGGCCGGGGCGGAGGACACGGACGATCTCGTGGCGGATGTGCTGCGTGCGCTCGCCGTGGCTACCGAGTAG
- a CDS encoding low molecular weight protein-tyrosine-phosphatase produces MTYRVCFVCTGNICRSPMAESVFRARVEEAGLDGPVEVDSAGTGGWHEGDPADPRTVSVLEANGYTGHHAARQFQASWFTRLDLVIALDEGHLKALRRLAPTPADAEKVRLLRSYDPAAGDDLDVPDPYYGGMDGFEQCLELVEAASPGLLASVREKVEGQAA; encoded by the coding sequence ATGACCTACCGAGTCTGCTTCGTCTGCACCGGCAACATCTGCCGCTCCCCGATGGCCGAGTCCGTCTTCCGCGCCCGCGTCGAGGAGGCCGGACTCGACGGTCCGGTCGAGGTCGACAGCGCGGGCACCGGAGGCTGGCACGAGGGCGACCCGGCCGATCCGCGCACCGTCTCCGTCCTGGAGGCGAACGGCTATACCGGCCACCACGCGGCCCGGCAGTTCCAGGCCTCCTGGTTCACCCGTCTCGACCTCGTCATCGCCCTCGACGAAGGTCATCTGAAAGCCCTGCGCCGCCTCGCGCCGACCCCGGCCGACGCGGAGAAGGTCCGGCTCCTGCGCTCCTACGACCCCGCCGCCGGCGACGATCTCGACGTTCCGGACCCCTACTACGGGGGAATGGACGGATTCGAGCAGTGTCTGGAGCTCGTGGAGGCGGCGAGCCCTGGCCTGCTGGCCTCCGTACGCGAGAAGGTGGAGGGACAGGCCGCATGA